In Sparus aurata chromosome 3, fSpaAur1.1, whole genome shotgun sequence, the following are encoded in one genomic region:
- the sgce gene encoding epsilon-sarcoglycan isoform X4, producing MKSTRSAAAVLVWLGTVYIVHAYDAKEPTFHERHVRMERSIGWEQSAARLRDVVTILSRSHGDRNVYPSAGVLFVHVLEREYFKGEFPPYPKSGETGNDPITFNTNLMGYPDRPGWLRYIQRTPHSDGVLYGSPTAEHVGKATIIEITAYNRRTFETARHNLVINIMATEEFPLPFQAEFYIKNMNVEEMLASEVLGDFLGAVKNVWQPERLNAINITSALDRGGRVPLPINNLKEGVYVMVGADVPFSSCLREVESPHNQLRCSQEMEPVISCDKKFRAQFHIDWCKISLVDINKVVPIYITRADPGNGILPEFGEYDPPSESLKARDFFADFLITLAVPSAVALVLFFILGYTMCCRREGVIQLVHHSSIQKSSKELRSMSKNREISWPLSTLPVFNPVSGEVVPPIHPDNYETTSMPLMQTQTNLQNQITIPQQRPSGKWYS from the exons ATGAAGTCCACCAGGTCCGCCGCAGCTGTCCTGGTATGGCTTGGCACGG TTTACATTGTGCATGCCTATGATGCCAAAGAGCCCACTTTTCATGAGAGACATGTCCGTATGGAGCGATCCATAGGCTGGGAGCAGAGCGCCGCCCGGCTCAGAGATG tgGTCACCATCTTGTCAAGATCGCACGGAGACCGTAACGTCTACCCGTCTGCAGGGGTTCTGTTCGTCCACGTTCTGGAGAGAGAGTACTTCAAAGGAGAGTTTCCTCCGTACCCAAAATCAG GTGAGACCGGCAATGACCCGATCACTTTCAACACCAACCTGATGGGCTACCCCGACCGGCCCGGCTGGCTGCGCTACATCCAGAGGACGCCACACAGCGACGGCGTGCTCTACGGCTCCCCCACCGCAGAGCATGTTGGCAAGGCCACCATCATAGAG ATTACTGCCTATAACAGACGCACTTTTGAGACGGCGCGGCACAACTTGGTCATAAACATCATGGCTACAGAAG AGTTCCCTCTGCCCTTCCAGGCGGAGTTctacatcaaaaacatgaacGTGGAGGAGATGCTGGCCAGCGAGGTGCTGGGGGACTTCCTGGGAGCGGTGAAGAACGTATGGCAGCCTGAGCGTCTGAATGCCATCAACATCACCTCGGCGCTGGACCGCGGCGGCCGAGTGCCGCTGcccatcaacaacctgaaggaagG tgtATATGTGATGGTTGGAGCTGACGTTCCCTTCTCGTCGTGCCTACGAGAGGTGGAAAGTCCTCATAACCAACTGCGCTGCAGTCAGGAGATGGAGCCCGTCATCAGCTGTGACAAGAAGTTCAGAGCTCAGTTTCACATCGATTGGTGCAAAATCTCTCTG GTCGACATCAACAAAGTGGTTCCGATATACATTACCCGCGCAGACCCCGGCAACGGGATCCTGCCTGAGTTTGGGGAGTACGACCCCCCCTCCGAGTCCCTGAAGGCTCGAGACTTCTTTGCAGACTTCCTGATCACACTGGCTGTTCCCTCCGCTGTGGCACTagtcctcttcttcatcctcggCTACACTATGTGCTGCAGACGGGAAGGGGT CATCCAGCTGGTTCACCACAGCTCCATCCAGAAGTCCAGCAAGGAGCTGCGGAGCATGTCTAAGAATCGGGAGATCTCGTGGCCCCTCTCCACCCTGCCCGTCTTCAACCCGGTCAGCGGCGAGGTGGTGCCGCCCATCCACCCCGACAACTATGAGACCACCAGCATGCCCCTCATGCAGACGCAGAC GAATCTGCAAAACCAGATTACGATACCACAGCAGCGGCCATCAG
- the sgce gene encoding epsilon-sarcoglycan isoform X6 translates to MKSTRSAAAVLVWLGTVYIVHAYDAKEPTFHERHVRMERSIGWEQSAARLRDVVTILSRSHGDRNVYPSAGVLFVHVLEREYFKGEFPPYPKSEFPLPFQAEFYIKNMNVEEMLASEVLGDFLGAVKNVWQPERLNAINITSALDRGGRVPLPINNLKEGVYVMVGADVPFSSCLREVESPHNQLRCSQEMEPVISCDKKFRAQFHIDWCKISLVDINKVVPIYITRADPGNGILPEFGEYDPPSESLKARDFFADFLITLAVPSAVALVLFFILGYTMCCRREGVEKRNMQTPDIQLVHHSSIQKSSKELRSMSKNREISWPLSTLPVFNPVSGEVVPPIHPDNYETTSMPLMQTQTNLQNQITIPQQRPSGDNYVMSTFRRLEVNGIPEERKVAEALNL, encoded by the exons ATGAAGTCCACCAGGTCCGCCGCAGCTGTCCTGGTATGGCTTGGCACGG TTTACATTGTGCATGCCTATGATGCCAAAGAGCCCACTTTTCATGAGAGACATGTCCGTATGGAGCGATCCATAGGCTGGGAGCAGAGCGCCGCCCGGCTCAGAGATG tgGTCACCATCTTGTCAAGATCGCACGGAGACCGTAACGTCTACCCGTCTGCAGGGGTTCTGTTCGTCCACGTTCTGGAGAGAGAGTACTTCAAAGGAGAGTTTCCTCCGTACCCAAAATCAG AGTTCCCTCTGCCCTTCCAGGCGGAGTTctacatcaaaaacatgaacGTGGAGGAGATGCTGGCCAGCGAGGTGCTGGGGGACTTCCTGGGAGCGGTGAAGAACGTATGGCAGCCTGAGCGTCTGAATGCCATCAACATCACCTCGGCGCTGGACCGCGGCGGCCGAGTGCCGCTGcccatcaacaacctgaaggaagG tgtATATGTGATGGTTGGAGCTGACGTTCCCTTCTCGTCGTGCCTACGAGAGGTGGAAAGTCCTCATAACCAACTGCGCTGCAGTCAGGAGATGGAGCCCGTCATCAGCTGTGACAAGAAGTTCAGAGCTCAGTTTCACATCGATTGGTGCAAAATCTCTCTG GTCGACATCAACAAAGTGGTTCCGATATACATTACCCGCGCAGACCCCGGCAACGGGATCCTGCCTGAGTTTGGGGAGTACGACCCCCCCTCCGAGTCCCTGAAGGCTCGAGACTTCTTTGCAGACTTCCTGATCACACTGGCTGTTCCCTCCGCTGTGGCACTagtcctcttcttcatcctcggCTACACTATGTGCTGCAGACGGGAAGGGGT ggaaaaaagaaacatgcaaACACCAGA CATCCAGCTGGTTCACCACAGCTCCATCCAGAAGTCCAGCAAGGAGCTGCGGAGCATGTCTAAGAATCGGGAGATCTCGTGGCCCCTCTCCACCCTGCCCGTCTTCAACCCGGTCAGCGGCGAGGTGGTGCCGCCCATCCACCCCGACAACTATGAGACCACCAGCATGCCCCTCATGCAGACGCAGAC GAATCTGCAAAACCAGATTACGATACCACAGCAGCGGCCATCAG
- the sgce gene encoding epsilon-sarcoglycan isoform X5, giving the protein MKSTRSAAAVLVWLGTVVTILSRSHGDRNVYPSAGVLFVHVLEREYFKGEFPPYPKSGETGNDPITFNTNLMGYPDRPGWLRYIQRTPHSDGVLYGSPTAEHVGKATIIEITAYNRRTFETARHNLVINIMATEEFPLPFQAEFYIKNMNVEEMLASEVLGDFLGAVKNVWQPERLNAINITSALDRGGRVPLPINNLKEGVYVMVGADVPFSSCLREVESPHNQLRCSQEMEPVISCDKKFRAQFHIDWCKISLVDINKVVPIYITRADPGNGILPEFGEYDPPSESLKARDFFADFLITLAVPSAVALVLFFILGYTMCCRREGVEKRNMQTPDIQLVHHSSIQKSSKELRSMSKNREISWPLSTLPVFNPVSGEVVPPIHPDNYETTSMPLMQTQTNLQNQITIPQQRPSGDNYVMSTFRRLEVNGIPEERKVAEALNL; this is encoded by the exons ATGAAGTCCACCAGGTCCGCCGCAGCTGTCCTGGTATGGCTTGGCACGG tgGTCACCATCTTGTCAAGATCGCACGGAGACCGTAACGTCTACCCGTCTGCAGGGGTTCTGTTCGTCCACGTTCTGGAGAGAGAGTACTTCAAAGGAGAGTTTCCTCCGTACCCAAAATCAG GTGAGACCGGCAATGACCCGATCACTTTCAACACCAACCTGATGGGCTACCCCGACCGGCCCGGCTGGCTGCGCTACATCCAGAGGACGCCACACAGCGACGGCGTGCTCTACGGCTCCCCCACCGCAGAGCATGTTGGCAAGGCCACCATCATAGAG ATTACTGCCTATAACAGACGCACTTTTGAGACGGCGCGGCACAACTTGGTCATAAACATCATGGCTACAGAAG AGTTCCCTCTGCCCTTCCAGGCGGAGTTctacatcaaaaacatgaacGTGGAGGAGATGCTGGCCAGCGAGGTGCTGGGGGACTTCCTGGGAGCGGTGAAGAACGTATGGCAGCCTGAGCGTCTGAATGCCATCAACATCACCTCGGCGCTGGACCGCGGCGGCCGAGTGCCGCTGcccatcaacaacctgaaggaagG tgtATATGTGATGGTTGGAGCTGACGTTCCCTTCTCGTCGTGCCTACGAGAGGTGGAAAGTCCTCATAACCAACTGCGCTGCAGTCAGGAGATGGAGCCCGTCATCAGCTGTGACAAGAAGTTCAGAGCTCAGTTTCACATCGATTGGTGCAAAATCTCTCTG GTCGACATCAACAAAGTGGTTCCGATATACATTACCCGCGCAGACCCCGGCAACGGGATCCTGCCTGAGTTTGGGGAGTACGACCCCCCCTCCGAGTCCCTGAAGGCTCGAGACTTCTTTGCAGACTTCCTGATCACACTGGCTGTTCCCTCCGCTGTGGCACTagtcctcttcttcatcctcggCTACACTATGTGCTGCAGACGGGAAGGGGT ggaaaaaagaaacatgcaaACACCAGA CATCCAGCTGGTTCACCACAGCTCCATCCAGAAGTCCAGCAAGGAGCTGCGGAGCATGTCTAAGAATCGGGAGATCTCGTGGCCCCTCTCCACCCTGCCCGTCTTCAACCCGGTCAGCGGCGAGGTGGTGCCGCCCATCCACCCCGACAACTATGAGACCACCAGCATGCCCCTCATGCAGACGCAGAC GAATCTGCAAAACCAGATTACGATACCACAGCAGCGGCCATCAG
- the sgce gene encoding epsilon-sarcoglycan isoform X3 has translation MKSTRSAAAVLVWLGTVYIVHAYDAKEPTFHERHVRMERSIGWEQSAARLRDVVTILSRSHGDRNVYPSAGVLFVHVLEREYFKGEFPPYPKSGETGNDPITFNTNLMGYPDRPGWLRYIQRTPHSDGVLYGSPTAEHVGKATIIEITAYNRRTFETARHNLVINIMATEEFPLPFQAEFYIKNMNVEEMLASEVLGDFLGAVKNVWQPERLNAINITSALDRGGRVPLPINNLKEGVYVMVGADVPFSSCLREVESPHNQLRCSQEMEPVISCDKKFRAQFHIDWCKISLVDINKVVPIYITRADPGNGILPEFGEYDPPSESLKARDFFADFLITLAVPSAVALVLFFILGYTMCCRREGVEKRNMQTPDIQLVHHSSIQKSSKELRSMSKNREISWPLSTLPVFNPVSGEVVPPIHPDNYETTSMPLMQTQTNLQNQITIPQQRPSGKWYS, from the exons ATGAAGTCCACCAGGTCCGCCGCAGCTGTCCTGGTATGGCTTGGCACGG TTTACATTGTGCATGCCTATGATGCCAAAGAGCCCACTTTTCATGAGAGACATGTCCGTATGGAGCGATCCATAGGCTGGGAGCAGAGCGCCGCCCGGCTCAGAGATG tgGTCACCATCTTGTCAAGATCGCACGGAGACCGTAACGTCTACCCGTCTGCAGGGGTTCTGTTCGTCCACGTTCTGGAGAGAGAGTACTTCAAAGGAGAGTTTCCTCCGTACCCAAAATCAG GTGAGACCGGCAATGACCCGATCACTTTCAACACCAACCTGATGGGCTACCCCGACCGGCCCGGCTGGCTGCGCTACATCCAGAGGACGCCACACAGCGACGGCGTGCTCTACGGCTCCCCCACCGCAGAGCATGTTGGCAAGGCCACCATCATAGAG ATTACTGCCTATAACAGACGCACTTTTGAGACGGCGCGGCACAACTTGGTCATAAACATCATGGCTACAGAAG AGTTCCCTCTGCCCTTCCAGGCGGAGTTctacatcaaaaacatgaacGTGGAGGAGATGCTGGCCAGCGAGGTGCTGGGGGACTTCCTGGGAGCGGTGAAGAACGTATGGCAGCCTGAGCGTCTGAATGCCATCAACATCACCTCGGCGCTGGACCGCGGCGGCCGAGTGCCGCTGcccatcaacaacctgaaggaagG tgtATATGTGATGGTTGGAGCTGACGTTCCCTTCTCGTCGTGCCTACGAGAGGTGGAAAGTCCTCATAACCAACTGCGCTGCAGTCAGGAGATGGAGCCCGTCATCAGCTGTGACAAGAAGTTCAGAGCTCAGTTTCACATCGATTGGTGCAAAATCTCTCTG GTCGACATCAACAAAGTGGTTCCGATATACATTACCCGCGCAGACCCCGGCAACGGGATCCTGCCTGAGTTTGGGGAGTACGACCCCCCCTCCGAGTCCCTGAAGGCTCGAGACTTCTTTGCAGACTTCCTGATCACACTGGCTGTTCCCTCCGCTGTGGCACTagtcctcttcttcatcctcggCTACACTATGTGCTGCAGACGGGAAGGGGT ggaaaaaagaaacatgcaaACACCAGA CATCCAGCTGGTTCACCACAGCTCCATCCAGAAGTCCAGCAAGGAGCTGCGGAGCATGTCTAAGAATCGGGAGATCTCGTGGCCCCTCTCCACCCTGCCCGTCTTCAACCCGGTCAGCGGCGAGGTGGTGCCGCCCATCCACCCCGACAACTATGAGACCACCAGCATGCCCCTCATGCAGACGCAGAC GAATCTGCAAAACCAGATTACGATACCACAGCAGCGGCCATCAG
- the sgce gene encoding epsilon-sarcoglycan isoform X1, protein MKSTRSAAAVLVWLGTVYIVHAYDAKEPTFHERHVRMERSIGWEQSAARLRDVVTILSRSHGDRNVYPSAGVLFVHVLEREYFKGEFPPYPKSGETGNDPITFNTNLMGYPDRPGWLRYIQRTPHSDGVLYGSPTAEHVGKATIIEITAYNRRTFETARHNLVINIMATEEFPLPFQAEFYIKNMNVEEMLASEVLGDFLGAVKNVWQPERLNAINITSALDRGGRVPLPINNLKEGVYVMVGADVPFSSCLREVESPHNQLRCSQEMEPVISCDKKFRAQFHIDWCKISLVDINKVVPIYITRADPGNGILPEFGEYDPPSESLKARDFFADFLITLAVPSAVALVLFFILGYTMCCRREGVEKRNMQTPDIQLVHHSSIQKSSKELRSMSKNREISWPLSTLPVFNPVSGEVVPPIHPDNYETTSMPLMQTQTNLQNQITIPQQRPSGDNYVMSTFRRLEVNGIPEERKVAEALNL, encoded by the exons ATGAAGTCCACCAGGTCCGCCGCAGCTGTCCTGGTATGGCTTGGCACGG TTTACATTGTGCATGCCTATGATGCCAAAGAGCCCACTTTTCATGAGAGACATGTCCGTATGGAGCGATCCATAGGCTGGGAGCAGAGCGCCGCCCGGCTCAGAGATG tgGTCACCATCTTGTCAAGATCGCACGGAGACCGTAACGTCTACCCGTCTGCAGGGGTTCTGTTCGTCCACGTTCTGGAGAGAGAGTACTTCAAAGGAGAGTTTCCTCCGTACCCAAAATCAG GTGAGACCGGCAATGACCCGATCACTTTCAACACCAACCTGATGGGCTACCCCGACCGGCCCGGCTGGCTGCGCTACATCCAGAGGACGCCACACAGCGACGGCGTGCTCTACGGCTCCCCCACCGCAGAGCATGTTGGCAAGGCCACCATCATAGAG ATTACTGCCTATAACAGACGCACTTTTGAGACGGCGCGGCACAACTTGGTCATAAACATCATGGCTACAGAAG AGTTCCCTCTGCCCTTCCAGGCGGAGTTctacatcaaaaacatgaacGTGGAGGAGATGCTGGCCAGCGAGGTGCTGGGGGACTTCCTGGGAGCGGTGAAGAACGTATGGCAGCCTGAGCGTCTGAATGCCATCAACATCACCTCGGCGCTGGACCGCGGCGGCCGAGTGCCGCTGcccatcaacaacctgaaggaagG tgtATATGTGATGGTTGGAGCTGACGTTCCCTTCTCGTCGTGCCTACGAGAGGTGGAAAGTCCTCATAACCAACTGCGCTGCAGTCAGGAGATGGAGCCCGTCATCAGCTGTGACAAGAAGTTCAGAGCTCAGTTTCACATCGATTGGTGCAAAATCTCTCTG GTCGACATCAACAAAGTGGTTCCGATATACATTACCCGCGCAGACCCCGGCAACGGGATCCTGCCTGAGTTTGGGGAGTACGACCCCCCCTCCGAGTCCCTGAAGGCTCGAGACTTCTTTGCAGACTTCCTGATCACACTGGCTGTTCCCTCCGCTGTGGCACTagtcctcttcttcatcctcggCTACACTATGTGCTGCAGACGGGAAGGGGT ggaaaaaagaaacatgcaaACACCAGA CATCCAGCTGGTTCACCACAGCTCCATCCAGAAGTCCAGCAAGGAGCTGCGGAGCATGTCTAAGAATCGGGAGATCTCGTGGCCCCTCTCCACCCTGCCCGTCTTCAACCCGGTCAGCGGCGAGGTGGTGCCGCCCATCCACCCCGACAACTATGAGACCACCAGCATGCCCCTCATGCAGACGCAGAC GAATCTGCAAAACCAGATTACGATACCACAGCAGCGGCCATCAG
- the sgce gene encoding epsilon-sarcoglycan isoform X2, producing MKSTRSAAAVLVWLGTVYIVHAYDAKEPTFHERHVRMERSIGWEQSAARLRDVVTILSRSHGDRNVYPSAGVLFVHVLEREYFKGEFPPYPKSGETGNDPITFNTNLMGYPDRPGWLRYIQRTPHSDGVLYGSPTAEHVGKATIIEITAYNRRTFETARHNLVINIMATEEFPLPFQAEFYIKNMNVEEMLASEVLGDFLGAVKNVWQPERLNAINITSALDRGGRVPLPINNLKEGVYVMVGADVPFSSCLREVESPHNQLRCSQEMEPVISCDKKFRAQFHIDWCKISLVDINKVVPIYITRADPGNGILPEFGEYDPPSESLKARDFFADFLITLAVPSAVALVLFFILGYTMCCRREGVIQLVHHSSIQKSSKELRSMSKNREISWPLSTLPVFNPVSGEVVPPIHPDNYETTSMPLMQTQTNLQNQITIPQQRPSGDNYVMSTFRRLEVNGIPEERKVAEALNL from the exons ATGAAGTCCACCAGGTCCGCCGCAGCTGTCCTGGTATGGCTTGGCACGG TTTACATTGTGCATGCCTATGATGCCAAAGAGCCCACTTTTCATGAGAGACATGTCCGTATGGAGCGATCCATAGGCTGGGAGCAGAGCGCCGCCCGGCTCAGAGATG tgGTCACCATCTTGTCAAGATCGCACGGAGACCGTAACGTCTACCCGTCTGCAGGGGTTCTGTTCGTCCACGTTCTGGAGAGAGAGTACTTCAAAGGAGAGTTTCCTCCGTACCCAAAATCAG GTGAGACCGGCAATGACCCGATCACTTTCAACACCAACCTGATGGGCTACCCCGACCGGCCCGGCTGGCTGCGCTACATCCAGAGGACGCCACACAGCGACGGCGTGCTCTACGGCTCCCCCACCGCAGAGCATGTTGGCAAGGCCACCATCATAGAG ATTACTGCCTATAACAGACGCACTTTTGAGACGGCGCGGCACAACTTGGTCATAAACATCATGGCTACAGAAG AGTTCCCTCTGCCCTTCCAGGCGGAGTTctacatcaaaaacatgaacGTGGAGGAGATGCTGGCCAGCGAGGTGCTGGGGGACTTCCTGGGAGCGGTGAAGAACGTATGGCAGCCTGAGCGTCTGAATGCCATCAACATCACCTCGGCGCTGGACCGCGGCGGCCGAGTGCCGCTGcccatcaacaacctgaaggaagG tgtATATGTGATGGTTGGAGCTGACGTTCCCTTCTCGTCGTGCCTACGAGAGGTGGAAAGTCCTCATAACCAACTGCGCTGCAGTCAGGAGATGGAGCCCGTCATCAGCTGTGACAAGAAGTTCAGAGCTCAGTTTCACATCGATTGGTGCAAAATCTCTCTG GTCGACATCAACAAAGTGGTTCCGATATACATTACCCGCGCAGACCCCGGCAACGGGATCCTGCCTGAGTTTGGGGAGTACGACCCCCCCTCCGAGTCCCTGAAGGCTCGAGACTTCTTTGCAGACTTCCTGATCACACTGGCTGTTCCCTCCGCTGTGGCACTagtcctcttcttcatcctcggCTACACTATGTGCTGCAGACGGGAAGGGGT CATCCAGCTGGTTCACCACAGCTCCATCCAGAAGTCCAGCAAGGAGCTGCGGAGCATGTCTAAGAATCGGGAGATCTCGTGGCCCCTCTCCACCCTGCCCGTCTTCAACCCGGTCAGCGGCGAGGTGGTGCCGCCCATCCACCCCGACAACTATGAGACCACCAGCATGCCCCTCATGCAGACGCAGAC GAATCTGCAAAACCAGATTACGATACCACAGCAGCGGCCATCAG